In Plasmodium relictum strain SGS1 genome assembly, chromosome: 6, one DNA window encodes the following:
- the DHHC10 gene encoding palmitoyltransferase, putative, translating into MKEINKSEKDIRQLLPVMLIGFVTIVMYTIFVTFYCMVLLQINVEKQYVDNNLLKEGYTKLITFHILLFLLIWSFYKTCTVDPGTIPDTHEWMVEPDVSRIRERELTGELRFCVHEQKYKPDRTHYCRAIKKNVLKMDHYCPWVANCVGFYNYKFFLLSLFYANLCCFYVEINCHSSFPDFYSNPNVLFNEVFYLFLEIVLTTVILLIIFPFFLFHLYLTSKNYTTLEFCVIGQRQKKNIYDLGVEENFKQVLGDNFLFWFLPIGKPKGDGLFYKTVEINNKFIKKN; encoded by the exons ATGaaggaaattaataaatctgAAAAAGATATAAGGCAATTGTTGCCAGTTATG TTAATAGGTTTTGTTACAATAGTAATGTATACTATATTTGTTACA TTTTATTGTATGGTTCTACTACAAATTAACGTGGAGAAACAATATGTTGACAATAATCTATTAAAAGAAGGATATACTAAATTAATAActt ttcatattttattatttttactaatttGGTCATTTTATAAAACATGTACGGTAGATCCTGGCACAATTCCag ATACACATGAATGGATGGTTGAACCAGACGTTAGCAGAATAAGAGAAAGAGAACTAACAg GTGAACTTCGTTTCTGTGTGCACGAGCAGAAATATAAACCTGATAGAACTCATTATTGCAg agcaataaaaaaaaatgtattaaaaatgGATCATTATTGTCCATGG GTTGCAAATTGTGTTggtttttataattataaattttttttgttaagtTTGTTTTATGCTAACTTATGTTGCTTTTATGTAGAGATAAATTGCCATTCATCATTTCCTGATTTTTATTCAAATCCAAATGTTCTATTCAATGaagttttttatttgttcCTAGAGATTGTCTTAACTACTGTTATattatt aataatttttcctttttttttatttcatttataccTCACTTCGAAAAATTACACAACTCTTGAATTTTGTGTT atTGGACagagacaaaaaaaaaatatttatgatttGGGTGtagaagaaaattttaaacaaGTTTTA GGAGacaattttttgttttggtTTTTACCAATTGGAAAGCCGAAAGGAGATGGGCTGTTCTATAAAACTGttgaaattaataataaatttataaaaaaaaattaa
- a CDS encoding zinc finger, C3HC4 type, putative has product MEYERERTRIRITFNDFILILSVCYSIADIFIQWKSFSKCYKPIQLWLVISFISIVLFRLSHFLAQHLSNENDHFIIYRRNNPPNFINFLVLCILFPFFIIWNVIGTIWIYKIIKYTPNCLPSNSHPWFIVLWIVLCYIWILLYLFFIILSIYLEYQSRIYERAINNMQSNDIFSRWSDNIDLIRDYGIFIYRKGLRLKQIENLPYYYIKDVSHETKCSICLNDFQVDECVRTLLLCNHTFHKSCIDLWLIRSATCPNCKSPIATQGVFMNI; this is encoded by the coding sequence atggaatATGAAAGAGAAAGAACTAGAATAAGAATAACCTTCAATGATTTTATACTTATCTTATCAGTATGTTATTCTATTGCAGATATATTTATTCAGTGGAAAAGCTTTTCTAAGTGTTATAAGCCTATACAGCTATGGTTAGTCATATCTTTTATATCTATTGTGCTATTTAGATTATCACATTTTTTAGCACAACATTTAAGCAACGAAAATgatcattttattatatatagaagaaataatccaccaaattttattaactttttagTTCTATGTATACTATTCccatttttcataatatgGAATGTTATAGGCACTATAtggatatataaaataataaagtacACACCTAATTGTTTGCCTAGTAATAGTCATCCGTGGTTTATTGTATTATGGATAGTTCTTTGCTACATCTggattttattatatttattttttataattttatctatttATTTAGAATATCAATCAAGAATATACGAAAGAGCTATTAATAATATGCAATcaaatgatatattttctaGGTGGAGTGATAACATTGACTTAATAAGAGATTAtggaatatttatttatagaaAAGGGTTGAGATTGAAACAAATTGAAAATTTAccatattattatataaaagacGTTTCACATGAAACAAAATGTTCAATTTGTTTAAACGATTTTCAAGTTGATGAATGTGTTAGAACTTTATTGCTATGTAATCATACTTTTCATAAATCTTGTATTGATTTATGGCTAATTAGAAGTGCAACTTGCCCCAATTGCAAATCCCCTATTGCAACACAAGGTGTTTTCATGAacatttaa
- a CDS encoding methyltransferase, putative has product MKFIKLSLNSYPVKFYNKTYKITNILKLNGIGLKNSEEEEIKNYLIKFDLNCMTYLIDSQDIIYLEFYKKKDCQSLFNFFNNNERNGNTLNKYDITAEYANIRYEINNNVSNKYTKNYSSILKCNESISIYRNVIDKKISDEIIQNYKSSQWLKYTKNNEINICHYFCRTIPNKIYKSYCIKNLTSFFSSEFLKKIKSVFNGREPNQVSVLNCHTKKSIEYVIESSFIFENEIAFLVLENDLPISFFDIRNNSKMNLLISSNTLLRINGNSRYELIFGIPKKKSIHLEDTVIDRKNSYLIIFRFIKDDLENILTEKKKIEKNKNEKQEKTCVSVDINNFSSENLEKKYVLDVYNQIAQHFDHTRYRTWKNVENLINEEKEGNMIIDIGCGSGKHLGVSSKYFFWGLDFSLYLLKIAQKKKNTDLFLANCVNIPLRSNLADLCISIAVIHHIGTHEKRKKAIDEMVRCTKIGGRILIYVWAYEQQDNIVGNRQFDSQDIFVPWYLQQQYTTKESEEGEYNSHPFKKDLLKLQRYYHVFKKEEIYELCRSVNGVNVEEIYFDCNNWGVILRKIF; this is encoded by the exons atgaaatttataaaattatctcTTAATTCTTATCCTGtcaa attttataataaaacataCAAAATTACCAATATATTAAAACTAAATGGCATAGgtttaaaaaattcagaagaagaagaaataaaaaattatcttatAAAGTTTGATCTAAATTGTATGACTTATTTAATTGATAGTCAAGAcataatatatttagaattttataaaaaaaaagattgcCAATCTCTATTTAATTTCTTCAATaat aaTGAAAGAAATGGAAACAccttaaataaatatgatataACTGCAGAATATGCAAACATTAgatatgaaataaataataatgtttctaataaatatacaaaaaattattcaagtATTTTAAAATGTAATGAAAGTATTTCTATTTATAGAAATgtaattgataaaaaaatttctgatgaaattattcaaaattataaaagctCACAATGGTTAAAATATACAAAGAATAATG aGATAAATATTTGTCATTACTTTTGCCGAACAATtccaaataaaatatataaatcctattgcataaaaaatttaacttcatttttttcatcggaatttctaaaaaagataaaaagtGTATTTAATGGTAGAGAACCAAATCAAGTATCAGTTTTAAATTGTCATACAAAAAAGTCTATTGAATATGTCATTGAATCAAGCTTTATATTtgaa aaCGAAATAGCTTTTCTAGTTCTTGAAAATGACTTACctatatctttttttgatattaGAAATA ATAgtaaaatgaatttattaatatcaaGCAATACACTTTTAAGAATTAATGGAAATTCTAGatatgaattaatttttggtataccaaaaaaaaagagtataCATCTTGAAGATACa gTTATAGATCGAAAAAACagttatttaataatatttcgTTTTATTAAAGATGATTTAGAAAATATCTTAactgaaaaaaagaaaattgaaaagaataaaaatgaaaaacaaGAGAAAACTTGTGTTTCAgtagatataaataattttagttcagaaaatttagaaaaaaaatacgtCCTTGATGTATACAATCAAATAGCACAACATTTTGATCATACTAg ATATAGAACTTGGAAAAATGTAGagaatttaataaatgaagaGAAAGAAGGAAATATGATAATAGATATTGGATGTGGTAGTGGCAAGCATTTAGGTGTATcctcaaaatattttttttggggTTTAGATTTtagtttatatttattaaaaatagcacaaaaaaagaaaaatacagATTTATTTTTAGCTAACTGTGTTAATATACCTTTAAGATCAA ATTTAGCTGATTTATGTATTTCAATAGCAGTTATACATCATATTGGCACTCATGAAAAAAg aaaaaaagctATTGATGAAATGGTTCGGTGCACAAAAATAGGTGGAAGGATTCTAATATACGTTTG GGCATACGAACAACAAGATAATATTGTTGGAAATAGGCAATTCGATTCTCAAGATA TTTTTGTACCTTGGTATTTACAACAACAATATACAACAAAAGAGAGTGAAGAAGGGGAATATAATTCTCATCCCTTTAAAAAAG ATCTTTTgaaattacaaagatattatcatgtttttaaaaaagaagaaatatacGAATTATGCAGAAGTGTTAATGGTGTGAATGTTGAAGAAATTTATTTTGATTGTAATAATTGGGGTgttattttaagaaaaattttttaa
- the PPO gene encoding protoporphyrinogen oxidase, putative, translated as MKIYYVNSCYFPLLSYKPNIIYYYIFLRQINRYDKNKLSSDEVYDIIIVGGGLFSCCLYYFLKRKNPLLKILIIEKEKILGGYIKTYKNNENFLFELGPNMFKLNNDSYNLIRELQLLRDVRILDKRLIRYIYYNNKLYPLHFNIIGYFLFPLIKISNKVKLIFKLFFKKYKNVNLYNDDISVKLYMKENFDSQHYKFLLLPLIYGSCGGNGNISAISFFSRNLKICKNNINNLCIWSEKKIEKKENKLNIRKVGNTFHNFCYKINKKEKIFQYMNILNKYNLSNYNEKMKLNDHNKRNAFHTNKKKNLNLIKEIFILIKNTYNKFLFLCEKLVKKNRQEKEKKKKKQIIGKIVSLKNGLYELISKLNNYINEEYVYINCEVDFIKRTDENLWMCSIKKKKKNYKIYSKNVVLTVNSKICSNIMRYILPFDIKSILLKFSYSNIISVTLYYNKEDVKIPTNFFGFLSSDKMAHILGCFYINNMFKERCNNDNIVLLTLYMGGQNNPNDIFLKKEEIENIISRDLKKIFQITNNIKPVILKIKKWYNAIPFYSHNYEKELRYFLNELKKPAYQNLYIDSGWITGTSISDRITSAKDLSEFMQS; from the coding sequence atgaaaatatattatgttAATAGCTGCTACTTTCCTTTATTAAGCTATAAAccaaatataatttattattatattttcttaagACAAATCAATAGATATGATAAGAATAAATTATCTTCTGATGAAGTATACGACATCATTATAGTTGGTGGTGGCTTATTTAGTTGctgtttatattattttttaaaaagaaaaaatcctttacttaaaatattaataatcgaaaaggaaaaaatattaggAGGATATATTAAAacgtataaaaataatgaaaattttctgTTCGAATTAGGGCCAAATATGTTTAAACTAAATAATGAtagttataatttaattaggGAATTGCAATTACTTCGCGATGTGAGAATATTAGATAAAAGACTaataagatatatatattacaacAATAAATTATATCCATTACATTTTAATATCATTGGTTACTTTCTTTTTCCTCtcataaaaatttcaaataaagttaaattaatttttaaattgttttttaaaaaatacaaaaatgtaaatttatataatgatGATATTTCGGTAAAACTTTATATGAAAGAGAATTTTGATTCACAgcattataaatttttacttttaccTCTTATTTATGGTTCTTGTGGTGGTAATGGTAATATATCAgctatttcctttttttctagaaatttaaaaatttgtaaaaataatataaataaccTATGTATTTggagtgaaaaaaaaatagaaaaaaaggagaataaattaaatataagaaaagtTGGTAATACTTTTCATAATTTCtgttataaaataaataaaaaagaaaaaatatttcagtatatgaatatattaaataaatataatctctcaaattataatgaaaaaatgaaattaaatgatCATAATAAAAGGAATGCATTTCACacaaataagaaaaaaaatctaaatttaattaaagaaatatttattttaataaaaaatacatataacaaatttctttttttatgcGAAAAGTTAGTGAAGAAAAATAGacaagaaaaagaaaagaaaaaaaaaaagcaaattaTTGGAAAAATAGTGTCATTAAAAAATGGCTTATATGAATTGATaagtaaattaaataattatataaatgaagaatatGTGTATATAAATTGTGAGGTagattttattaaaagaacaGATGAAAATTTATGGATGTgtagtataaaaaaaaaaaaaaaaaattataaaatatatagtaaAAATGTTGTTTTAACTGTAAATTCGAAAATATGCTCTAATATAATGAGATATATCCTTCCTTTTGATATAAAAagtattcttttaaaattttcgtACTCAAATATAATAAGTGTAACATTATACTACAATAAAGAAGATGTAAAAATACCAACTAATTTTTTTGGTTTTTTATCATCTGATAAAATGGCACATATACTAGGTTGTTTTTACATTAATAATATGTTTAAAGAAAGAtgtaataatgataatatagtattattaaccttatATATGGGTGGGCAAAACAATCCTAATgatattttcttaaaaaaagaagaaatagagAATATTATCTCAagagatttaaaaaaaatatttcaaataacaaataatataaaaccagttattttaaaaataaagaaatggTATAATGCTATACCTTTTTATTCACACAATTATGAAAAAGAGTtaagatattttttaaatgaattaaaaaaaccaGCATATCAAAATTTGTATATTGATTCCGGATGGATAACAGGAACATCCATATCAGATAGAATTACATCTGCAAAGGATTTATCCGAATTTATGCAatcataa